In Scatophagus argus isolate fScaArg1 chromosome 3, fScaArg1.pri, whole genome shotgun sequence, the genomic stretch CGGACTGAAGTGCAGGACATGTTCCCTCTAACTAATGATGACCAATTATTCTCCTGCTGCACACGGTGTTTGAACATGACAGGTTGACAGTTATGATTCTCATTctgttcactttcattttgtaatatttataGTGGATGACTAATCAAATTCATAAATGACTACCAGTTCTCAGCAACTGTTGCTTCTGAGAAACCTGACTAAAAGTTTTAATAAATGCTGCCATGCGAAAATGCAAATagtctctttgttgttttgttttgcgcACACTGTGGCAACGGACCGCTGAATGAGATGAACAATTTGTAACTTTGAATTCAACATCCGATTATGAAATTTTAAACGTGTAATATTCAGTTTTTATCTGTAGCCACATCATGAAATGAACACTATAAAGTGTTCAGCTCCAGCCCTGTGCTTCATCTTTGTAACTTAAAGCTTTACATGTTGGTCTCCCGCCAGCACGCTCACCTGACATGACTCCGAGAGTGGTGCAGCATTAGCTGTTCCTGGAATGTGTATTCACTGAGGTTCAAACATTTCCATCTGTATTTATCAGTTAGTGCAAGTTTACCAAAGTTGCCTCTTTACAGAAAATATAGGCATAGCTCAGCCAAACGGAGGCAGCTTGGAAAGCATAAACCAACACAGTGCCCAcatccacttttttttatttcattagtatttgaaaataattaaatatagaTATAGTCAATATATagatataataataaagatatttGTCTGTTGTATGCTTGCATGCATTGTGTTATCAAAAGGAACCAAACTAGCGTCAGTTAGACGGTTCTTCTCAGGAACTCCAAGTAATACCTCTGTCCTTTGTTATGACTGACAGAATTATATCTCTCACAATGTAGGTGGGGATCTAACAGCAGGGACAGAGTGAAACCTCTGCTCGAAACAGTCTAGACACTCTGATCTCACCATCATTTCTACTAAAGCAGACGGAACCCTTTTTCCCTCCCCCTTCCATGGGGAACTTCCCAGACCCCAGACCCCACTTTGGGAACCCCGGAACCAGGCTCTAAACTCTTGTCTGATGCCcgtctctctctcgctcccccCCTCTTAAGTGGGTGGTCCGGTGAGCTTTTCGGGGCGGGGTCCTCGATTTCAACCCTCCTACCCTCGTTCTTTCTTGAAACATGCTTTAATAGAGAAAGTATGCAATGCACACTGCTCAACTACAACCCCCAATTATACTGCAACTGGGGTATTCGTGACTGGACGTCTGGGGGGATCACACACATTTCCGattagaggaggaggaggggagagagagagagagagagagagagagagagagggagggagagcgggagggagagagagagagagtttaccCTTTCATTCCAACCAATGAGACGGTCgatacattaacattttcatagTTGTGCAGGAGCACAAAGTGAGCTGTGAACTTCCAGGTAAAACTGCAGACCGACTCAAGGTAAGTTCAACTCGCTGTGCATTTGACGCTGCCTGCATGAGCAGGATTACTCAGCCTGAACATGGAGCCTATAGCCtgaatacatgtgtgtatgtagccTATGTATATTCAGGCTGGTCTGAAAAGAGAGCTTTTGCACCTGTGTTCCTCGCCTTTGTCCTCCTTCGTAAAGTTTTTGCAGCTCTCGCGGATCCTCGGGTTCATCCACTTCGGCGGACCTGTTATCACTGCAAAACCCAACACATTTTAAGATCGATTGCGCAAGTGATGGAAGCAGGGGGATGTTGTGTAGTGAGCGCCGACTTTACACGGGTTATAATACTGGTGGCCTCGACTGTTGTTTTGGCATTTTACATGTGCTAGTTACTCGACCGAAGTCGTGAACGTTTGAGCTCACGGCTTCGCTGCAGTAGGGCTTCACGCACCTTCTTCCAAGGCTGtaaaacaatgtgtttttacGGTCGCAATTGCCGCCCATATGCAAAAAAGTACATTCAGTCCCGTACTTGACTGCCAAACACAGGCGAGTTTAAGCGGACGGTATGCTGCTGCAGAAGAAGTGCAGGACGCTTGTTGTGTTGCTCCGAAATGAGTTTATACGCGACGTCGTGCGTCTCGTTTGGCTTTTAAATCGTTTCATCGACGACGTCGATTTCTCAAATTACTCCGACTTCCTGCTTCAGTGCGGCCGTTTTGATAGGCTATGTTGGCAATTAGTGTTTGGCACATTCCTTACAGAGCTAGGCGGTATGGAAAACGACCACCTTGGGACATTACCAACAGCCAAGTTAAAGACGACATTTAGGCTCTTGTTTATTCTCTTATTAAAATGGCCATTAATTATGCATAAGAAAATATtatatgacttttttttagGAAGTTACGAGAAGCATAACAGTACAAAAGGATATATTGTTTACAGTAGGCCTAAGACAAGGCTGCTGTTGATCAGACCTATGGTTCACCCTGGTCTGAAACTATAAGTCGATTAATCGATTAGCCTAGTCGATCAccagaaaatgaatcagttaTGGACTTGATAATTTGttaattgtttcagttattGCCATAATAAATGTCAACTATGCTCCAGTCTCAGAAGATCAAATGTCAAGATttgtggcctttttttttttcatcttatgTTATACTGaactgatttttgattttcagcTGTCTCACTAGTTTCAGACAATTTATTCATTAGATGATGAATCAGTTCTTAATTTATTGACCAATCAAGACATGTTCTATATAAAGCAGTTACTCACTTGGTCTACAGAatatcagattttaaaaaaaagtccatcACAATTTCCTAAAGTCTAATTTGATGTcattagatgttttttttatggggAAAAACAAAGATACCCAGCTAACTGTcacataaaagcaaaatgttaacATTGAGAAGCTGGGACCACAGGATGTTGTGggatttttgcttgaaaatgaatgcaaatgatCATTCAGTCATCATAACATTTGCAGATCAGTTTCATGTTGACTCActaattaaacaataaaatgtacagtagTGATTATCCACATCAAAATTTTCTGCTTAAtagtttgttgtgtgtgctaCTAAGTTACTGTCTGTACTGTTCTGTTCTAAATTACACAGTTGCTGTCTGTGCACAGGCGTCACAGATAAAGTTGTAGAAGCATCAGACACACCTACAACATGCAAAACTCCATTGAGGAATACCTCACAGAGGGCAGATGGAAAGGCAGCGTACACTACAGATGCAGATTTTGGATGGTAGATTGAGTTGTGAATATCTGTGCTACTTTTAGTCGCTGGATGCCACTCTCATGTTTCCCCGCATTTGCCAGACCCCTGTCTGTGTTCCGATGAACCTGGTGCCAAGGCTTATGTGTAAGCAGTTCCCACGCTTGCTGTTGGAAAAGAGTCCTGTGTGATTCTCTGTTATCCTTTTAATGATGCATTAAGCCCCGACTGAAACTCAATGTAATAACTGTGCCAAAAGAACATGTTTGGAAGTGGTATAATACAGCTGATTACCTTAAATTCTTCGAAGATGACTGCATTCAAAAGTAGCAATTTATCCATTTTCTTTGCTCACATCTTCAGCTCCTGATACTCAGGTCTTCTCCTCTTTAAGCCCTCGAGGCCGCTTCTCCAGGCTTTGATGCCCACACTCTTTGACGCAGGTGGACAGACACAGGCATGAGTAACAGTGGGACCAAAGAGCCGTCTCCCCAGCCGAGCACCGCCCAGTCACCTCCTGAGCCTCAGCGCAGGGGCAGGGGTCGGCCACGGAAACAGCAACAGGTAGGACTTTAAAAGCTGAGTTCGGTCAACTCCGTCCTTGATGTTAAATTGCCAAGTATCTaattggaaaaatgaaaaagtcatTCCGAAAATCAAAGCTAGCTTGTCACATGTGTCTCCTTGCTgaggaaaacatacaaacaaatatttttcacatgttAGTTATTGTCTCCACATTTGATCTCTCCCTACAGGAACCTGTTGGACCACCAACTCCAAAGCGACCGAGAGGACGACCGAAAGGCAGCAAGAACAAAGGCCCGAGAACTGCACTGAAGGTCAAAACTGATCTGAGTAGCCAAGCTATCAAATACTTACTTGAACTTTAATTGCAGAATTGTAACACCACAATGTTTCTGCACTGTAGTACAACAATTTACTTTTTGGACACTATACTTAAGTCACAAGAAATGTCGTGGATCTGTTGTAATTATCCTAACATTAGACAACGTTATCAGAAAGGACTAATCAGTAGTGAATTTGGACGCACCTGTGACATTTGAATTTAGTCAAAACAACCTCAGTCTCAGTCCATGGAGAAGAAACCAGTAACAGGCATCAACAGGCAGTAACAGATTTGTCTTACAATTCACGGCAGCACcatctgcatgcatgcatctgCAAATACTCTCTCTGAACTTAATAGGTTTATCTCTTCAGGCCATCTGCATTCGATGCCTCTGAGAGTTGTCCCTATAATTCATCCTGAAATGCAAagattttatgtctttttgtaGCACGCTATCAGACAGTAAGTGGTCATCATGAGTGCAAATGtcagctgaaaacagagaaaagacaaatcAGTGCAGTATTTATGTCTCATGCTGCAGCCTGTAGGTAAGTACACTGAGAGGATCAGTGCAAGGGGAGCTGTTATTTTGAGGAATGAAATAATGTCTTAAAGAGAAATGTCTATCATTCATATGTTTATATTTCCATCGTATGCTTCATACAAGTGTAAGCAAAACACTTTGGAGGTTATACTTGCTATACTTGCTTTGCTGCAGTTATTGTTAGTTTGCACCCAAATCATTTTCTCATCTTCTAAAATTTGATAAAGCATATTAAGTAATTTGGAAATTATGCGAACAGCAAGCTGAAAATACTATTCATGCGGTAAGTGACCCTGAAACTAACAAAATAACGTGAACTACATGGCATTTAAAAAGCTAGTGTTTCAAACACACTCTAAAATGGGGATTTCTGCCTTCATCTTGGAGGGAAGCCATGCTTTCTGCAATCCCTAAAGGATGGTTAAAAGGATGGATGATGTGATACCAGCACATAGATGGGGACCAAATTGGTTTAGCATGAAATAGACAGACTCAGGTTAATGCAGGGAGGTGTCTCCATATTATAGACCATATAAAccatttttttggaaaaaattcagtttctgtttttaactctATACTCATTCCCAATAGCTAGAATTGATAATAATGGTCACCCATCCAGGACATCAGCAAGGATGCTGCCGGGAAGTTCTTGTTATTTTGGCGgtaaaaaactgaatttaatattTCACCACTCATGCATTTTCTTTACAACGTATGGTAAATTAATACCACGCACTACCATGGCCACATATACCATTAAGACCACTGACTCTTTGGTGTAACGGGATGGAGAACTCGATGTGAAAATCTCTCCATATGGGCCCTCATCATTTACACCCAggttactactactactactactagtactacAAATTCAAAAAAATTGGAGAAACTTTTCCTTGAAGAACTGAGTGTGGTTCTTCAtgaccacaaaaataaaacgaAAAACAAACTGGACTTTGGCTGACATTCGAGCCGCCACTAAGAACATAGTAGGATTTGATATTGAGTTCACGTCTCTCTTTACTTAGGCAACATATGTAAAGAACAGGACGTCAGGGAGAAATAACTACTCAAAATTCTTATGGTAGTAAGCAACAATCaatgaaataaatgcaattGTGAAACAGAAGTGAATGTGAGTGGAAGTGTATTACTTCTGTGTATGTCTTTCAGTGTAACTATGTGACCTTATGCTTACTgtcataaaacagaaaagcaaaattcaaaaaacaaacagtagatTAAGTAGTTGAAGTAGTGAGTCAGTTCAGCTACAGCATTAAAATTATGCTTACACGTAAATGCATCGGTCATAATCAGATCTCCACCTTGTCTATGGAGGCCTGTGGGTGGGGACAGGAAATGCAGGGCAGGTTGTGTGTGTCCAGCGTGTATACGTGAGAGAAGTGAGAAGAGGAGACCACATGCAGGTTTCAAAACATCAgcaatgtaaaatgtcagtttcaaaGCGGAAAGGACAACAAAAGAACCCACCAACACTAAAGTCGCTGCCACTTTTCCATCCCTGGCAGAAACAATCTTCCTACCTGAAGCATTTGTTGCAAGCACTTGCAACCCCTACCCGCCAGGTTAAGAGCAGTGAGGAGTCCAGAGACAATAAAATAGTTTTTCCAAAGCTTGTGAATCACCACAACCATGAGAGGTCCTTGAGCATACAgtcataaatgtgcacaaaaaacatCAGGCTGATGGGTCAAGTGGTATGCAAACTTAGCTGCAGACCTGTACACACATGCCCCCACAACACAACGCATGATCATAATTAAACACTCTGAAAGGAGACATCGTGTATAACGCACATTACTTTTATACTTACATTTGAATGCTGGACTTTTACTCGTGGCGTATTTATATACAGGGGTGCACGTAACTGGTACGCAGGTATGCATGCATGACAAAAATCAGGAATGTGTAATGTCACTTGTGTTACTACACGCCTTTGCGCACTTGACCGTCATGTTATCAACATCGCTATCTCAGATAGTAACACAAGTGACATTACGCATTCCTGATTCTTGGCGCGCATGCGTACCAGTTATAGGCACCCCTGTTTATGTACGTTTGTATTGCTGCTTCTGAATTTGCTCTAAGTGGCTAGTAACTATGATCAAGATCATTCTTACTAATTAGACCCATTTTCCAATCAGTTTAAAACAAGGCTTTCCTACATACACCAATACCAAACTAAAAGCTAATAATGACTTTAATGACAGCTATTCAATATGCATTTACTGTTCGCTCAACTGCACACTTACTGTACTACATTGCTACATTGCTGCTTGTTATTGATGAGTTTGTTAGTGTGAATAAGCATTGTAGTGCTGCAAAATCTTCTCTTAAAGTTAGAATATTTTCAGGAGCCTGTTGTGTCAGGAGGCAAAGTTGTTGCACTTTCCACCCTAAATTCAGGAGAGTGGCTGCCTGCTGAACTGCCTGTGCATTTATAGCATACAGCATAAGAGTAACACAaatcagttaaaacaaaaatagaaatatatatgtaaattcTTTTACATTAGCTAAGAGAGTTGCTCAGCTGGTGCAATGACATTACGCAAGGGTGATTTGACTGAGAAAAAAGACATTCCTGTATCTGTTTATCACTAAAGATACAATGCCAAACATCAGACAGCTTTTGCTTGTAAATCAAAGTATTCCGATATATCTTTTTAGTTAATATTGCTTCAGTTTATAGAACAAAACTTCTGTTGCTCCTGAGAGAAATGCTCTTTTCTGGCCCGAAGAAACttcagcagttaaaaaaaattgctgctGCCTACGACTCAAAAAATGcattactgaaatgaaaatgtatgctATTAATCTTGATTTTAATAGTGATCTGTATGTCAGGATTGTAAAAGTCTGAAACCTCCCGTTAAccattcatgtattctttttcaGAAAGTAGAGCCTGTTGGGGAGAGACGACCTCGTGGGCGACCTAGGAAATGGGTATGGTGCAATCGTTGACAGTTTGAGGCATCATGAAGTTAATGTCCAAAGCCTCCACAgtgttttctgcagctgtatGGTCCATGAGAGCAGCTTTTCTTTGATGTTTGATTAATTTTGTTCCCTCTCTATCCACAGCCCCAGAAAGTAGTTCAAGAAGTAACTAAAGAGCAGCAGGTGAGGAAAATGAAATCTTTAAAAGCTTGTAGGGTGGTCTTGTTTTGAAGTAGTACCTTAAGCCACAGGTTCCCTTAGCTGAAATCCTATTACAGTTTGCTTAAAATAGATATTTAGTTAAAGATAGAATTGCATTTATTCTGAGggaaaatttctgaagatgttGCAGTACAAAGtaggaaaaattaaaatgctaatGAAAAGATCTCCAGAATCCacaaaaaatgactgaaataagGTCTCTGTACAAGATCAGCTTAAGACAGCTTCATGTTCAGTTctataaaataaaaccatgttCACTAGTAAATTAAATGTATAACAATTGGCTTttaacaaacagagcagcaggttTCTTCTGTTTGCTGTGCATGTGTACTCTTGAATTTAATACTCTTTCACTGCAGAGTGATTTATGTTTTTAccctttcagttttgttttttaaatgagttACCTTTGCATCAAACTGAAGCTAAGTTCATGGCACTATGGTGGAGTGAAACCTCTGCTTCAGTTGAACAGGAATCTCATTTTGTGTCGCACCTTTACCTTTTGACTAATATCAGTTACATTTATGATGCAGGACTTGAAAAAGGAGTGCTGGTTTGCAGGCATGATGTTATTTAACTATTCATGTTCATCATAATCACAGAGCTCATGTGTAGCATCAAAATTAAACTCCATTCAAAAGCCCTTTGAGCCCATTATAGTGGTGCTACAACCAACTAATTATGTACTAAACCGTGAGAGCTGATAGGAAGCTAGACAATCACCCAGTCTTAGTAGCAAGCCACATGAATTTTCATCTGGTATTTCTTCGTGTATGTGAGAAATTTACCTATAAAGCCATATCAGATAAATGCAAAGCTGCTATAGTTGCTGTTGCTTGGACACATTTGAATAGCAGAACAACCAATGC encodes the following:
- the si:ch211-161c3.6 gene encoding high mobility group AT-hook 2b — its product is MSNSGTKEPSPQPSTAQSPPEPQRRGRGRPRKQQQEPVGPPTPKRPRGRPKGSKNKGPRTALKKVEPVGERRPRGRPRKWPQKVVQEVTKEQQGPSEEAEEGPSRLEPPTSQVPAQEEGE